The proteins below are encoded in one region of Nilaparvata lugens isolate BPH chromosome X, ASM1435652v1, whole genome shotgun sequence:
- the LOC111054173 gene encoding uncharacterized protein LOC111054173 yields the protein MVSSSDEDNDNESNIVFGKRKRHEETYRRNVNKLARNSGAEYKNYKGKTVHAKQSGPPCNCKRHKCFDGIQELDRIDILQRILNLPSKNEQDLFIQSLIEIHDVKQRRPRKDDSARTVDKMYTYFVMVGNQRTPVCYKAFLSLLSISDKRVKRLRSLAKEGKNPLDKRGKAPSVNRMSIENQEKIRSHIQSFPTKLSHYAGRATEYLDARLSIKTMYDLLVAKHPGICSPAYFYEFFHENFNLRFGRPQIDTCSTCEELSIKLKNPHLNDAAKRVATAELMVHKRRAKKFYNKIQEEAMNPKNESHVLSICMDFMQNLSIPQIPVQQTFYLRQITVNVFSIHNIKQRTAKVYVYHEGEANKTPNEVCSFLYEYLKEVPSEVTELRLFADNCGGQNKNHTLTRFLLMLTDTGRFEKVTMFFPVRGHSFLPCDRDFATIKRHVKKYDRIYTVGEIRNLIESSSTKLGNNPKFVVKEVESSDILNFKALWPTYYKKSCISQETNKKSVPKANKIHFEISSYRQMTFNKNKQGIIYASKMIDSIVSHSFKMCKDANAKPTLPPAAAYQSNIPIKTAKLNDVRHLLPYIPQEHLEFYKSIMDWPTVEGIDPEIQDD from the exons atggTTAGTAGTAGCGACGAAGACAATGACAATGAATCCAACATTGTTTTTGGAAAGAGGAAAAGGCACGAAGAAACGTATAGAAGAAACGTGAACAAACTGGCTAGGAACAGCGGTGCTGAGTATAAGAACTACAAAGGAAAAACTGTACATGCAAAACAATCAGGACCTCCATGCAa ttGCAAGAGACACAAGTGCTTTGATGGAATACAGGAGTTGGACAGAATCGACATACTACAACGTATTTTGAACCTACCTTCTAAAAATGAGcaagatttattcattcaaagcttgattgaaattcatgatgTGAAGCAACGACGTCCACGGAAGGATGATAGTGCACGTACTGTTGATAAGATGTATACCTACTTTGTTATGGTTGGTAACCAAAGGACTCCGGTATGTTACAAAGCTTTTTTATCATTACTATCAATTAGTGATAAGCGAGTGAAAAGACTGAGATCACTGGCCAAAGAAGGAAAAAATCCATTAGACAAAAGGGGAAAGGCACCTAGTGTTAACAGAATGAGTATTGAAAACCAAGAAAAAATTAGAAGCCATATTCAGAGTTTTCCAACTAAGCTTAGTCATTATGCTGGTAGGGCCACAGAGTATTTGGATGCAAGACTCAGTATTAAAACTATGTACGATCTATTGGTTGCCAAACACCCAGGAATTTGTAGTCCAGCATATTTTTATGAGTTTTTTCACGAAAACTTTAACCTTAGGTTTGGAAGACCCCAGATTGACACCTGTTCCACATGTGAAGAGCTTAGCATTAAGCTTAAGAACCCACACTTGAATGATGCAGCTAAGAGAGTTGCAACTGCAGAATTAATGGTACATAAAAGACGAGCAAAGAAGTTTTACAACAAAATCCAAGAAGAAGCCATGAACCCTAAAAATGAATCACATGTACTTTCCATATGCATGGATTTCATGCAAAATCTCAGCATTCCTCAAATTCCTGTCCAGCAAACTTTTTACCTGCGACAGATTACAGTAAATGTTTTTTCAATCCACAACATAAAACAAAGGACAGCAAAAGTTTATGTTTATCATGAGGGTGAGGCCAATAAGACCCCTAATGAGGTTTGCTCGTTTCTCTATGAATATCTGAAAGAGGTACCATCAGAAGTAACAGAGTTAAGACTTTTTGCAGACAACTGTGGGggtcaaaataaaaatcacacATTGACCAGATTTTTGTTGATGCTCACAGATACAGGTCGTTTTGAAAAAGTCACCATGTTCTTTCCAGTAAGGGGCCACTCGTTTTTGCCCTGTGATAGGGATTTTGCCACAATTAAACGGCATGTTAAAAAGTATGACAGAATTTACACTGTTGGTGAAATTCGAAATCTTATTGAAAGTAGCAGCACTAAGCTTGGTAACAATCCAAAATTTGTAGTAAAGGAAGTTGAAAGTAGTGATATTCTGAACTTCAAAGCCTTGTGGCCTACCTATTATAAAAAAAGTTGCATCTCAcaagaaacaaacaaaaaaagcGTTCCaaaagcaaataaaattcattttgagATAAGCAGCTACAGACAAATGACTTTCAACAAAAATAAGCAAGGTATAATATATGCCTCGAAAATGATTGATAGTATTGTGAGTCACTCGTTTAAGATGTGTAAGGATGCGAATGCGAAGCCAACTTTGCCACCAGCTGCAGCTTATCAAAGTAATATTCCAATCAAAACAGCAAAGCTGAACGACGTCAGGCATCTCCTACCATATATTCCCCAAGAACATCTTGAGTTCTACAAAAGCATCATGGACTGGCCTACAGTAGAAGGAATCGATCCAGAAATACaagatgattga